The following proteins are co-located in the Chloroflexota bacterium genome:
- a CDS encoding pyridoxal-phosphate dependent enzyme, with amino-acid sequence MSSPSGLTCLRCSTSYPAEEIVTGCPKCRAEGVAVNLKVTYPNSAFRTVQDSRGFDSGERGVLRYHDLLPISLAHATWLGEGETPLIHAGALGELVGLEHLYLKNETRNPTGSYKDRMAAVIVARAREAGATTVTIASSGNAGAALAAYATVAGLRCVIFTSESAPLAVKAQMRALGAQVVALSSSPQRWTIMAQAIERYGWYAASNYQADPVGSNPYGVEAYKTVAFEVWEQLGRDVPDVMALPVCYGDGLAGTARGFVDLQDLGFTRRVPRLVAGEVWGPLTHAQANNLEAPVPAEAGPTVAFSIGGGRSTYQALHALTESEGRAVTVTDEELLHWQRELGRREGIYAEASSLASVAALAKLRAEDRLRPSAVSVALLTATGLKDPGAGGLADDVPLIEPTLESLASALTSAYGIPAAEL; translated from the coding sequence ATGAGTTCGCCGTCCGGGTTGACCTGCCTCCGCTGTAGCACGAGCTACCCTGCCGAAGAGATCGTCACGGGCTGTCCCAAGTGCCGCGCTGAGGGGGTCGCCGTCAACCTGAAGGTGACCTATCCGAACAGTGCGTTCCGCACCGTGCAGGACAGCCGGGGCTTCGACAGTGGCGAGCGGGGCGTCCTGCGGTACCACGACCTGCTGCCGATCTCGCTGGCCCACGCGACGTGGCTCGGCGAGGGCGAGACGCCGCTGATCCACGCCGGCGCGCTCGGGGAGCTGGTGGGCCTTGAGCACCTGTACCTCAAGAACGAGACCCGCAACCCGACCGGATCGTACAAGGACCGGATGGCCGCGGTGATTGTGGCGCGCGCCCGCGAGGCCGGCGCGACGACGGTGACCATCGCGTCGTCGGGGAATGCCGGCGCGGCCCTGGCAGCCTATGCCACGGTGGCCGGCCTGCGCTGCGTCATCTTCACCTCGGAGAGCGCTCCCCTGGCCGTCAAGGCCCAGATGCGGGCGCTTGGGGCGCAGGTGGTGGCGCTCTCGTCCAGCCCGCAGCGCTGGACGATCATGGCACAGGCCATCGAGCGGTACGGCTGGTACGCGGCATCCAACTATCAGGCCGACCCGGTCGGCAGCAACCCGTACGGCGTCGAGGCGTACAAGACGGTGGCGTTCGAGGTCTGGGAGCAGCTTGGCCGCGATGTGCCGGACGTGATGGCGTTGCCGGTCTGCTACGGCGATGGGCTGGCCGGGACGGCGCGTGGCTTCGTGGACTTGCAGGACCTCGGGTTCACCCGCCGCGTCCCCCGGTTGGTCGCTGGCGAGGTCTGGGGGCCGCTCACGCACGCCCAGGCGAACAACCTGGAAGCGCCCGTGCCCGCCGAAGCCGGCCCGACGGTGGCGTTCTCCATCGGCGGTGGGCGGAGCACCTACCAGGCGCTGCACGCCCTCACCGAGTCTGAGGGGCGGGCGGTCACCGTCACGGACGAGGAGCTGCTGCACTGGCAGCGCGAGCTGGGCCGCCGCGAGGGCATCTACGCCGAGGCCTCGTCGTTGGCGTCGGTGGCAGCGTTGGCGAAGCTGCGCGCGGAGGACCGCTTGCGTCCGTCCGCTGTCTCGGTGGCCCTGTTGACGGCAACGGGGTTGAAGGATCCGGGCGCCGGCGGCCTCGCGGACGACGTGCCCCTCATCGAGCCGACGCTGGAGAGCCTCGCCAGCGCCCTGACGAGCGCCTACGGGATCCCCGCCGCCGAGCTGTAG
- a CDS encoding beta-lactamase family protein, with the protein MTASLTRAGSDTVNARNLEYLDAHFQRYIDRGTLTGTLTAIYHRGQLAHWSTLGLADRERNVPTRDDTIYRIYSMTKPIASVALMQLYERGLVQIDDAVHKYIPSWEGLRVFQSGAHPAFATTPCQRPMTVRDLLTHQSGLTYGFASHTNVDAAYRQLSIGRTDAASLADFVEKLAGVPLDFSPGTAWNYSHATDIVGYLVEVISGQPLDVYLEEQIFKPLGMEDTGFWVKPEQASRFASNYAGDKDGSLNLVDDAGDSPYLKPPAMLSGGGGLVSTTGDYLRFCRMLLGNGTLEGARIIGRKTLELMTKNHITGGKTVGEAAISARWRENAYQGTGFGLGFAVTLDPAAAQVSSSPGTYYWSGAAGTQFWIDPAEDLAVVFMTQYMTVSPETRLNLARELRAIVYGALA; encoded by the coding sequence ATGACGGCCTCATTGACCCGCGCCGGCAGCGACACGGTCAACGCACGCAACCTGGAGTACCTCGACGCGCACTTCCAGCGGTACATCGACCGGGGCACCCTGACCGGCACGCTGACGGCGATCTACCACCGAGGCCAGCTGGCCCACTGGAGTACGCTGGGCCTCGCGGACCGCGAGCGCAACGTGCCCACGCGTGACGACACGATCTACCGCATCTACTCGATGACCAAGCCGATTGCGTCGGTCGCCCTGATGCAGTTGTACGAGCGCGGCCTCGTGCAGATCGACGACGCCGTGCACAAGTACATCCCCTCCTGGGAGGGGCTGCGGGTCTTCCAGTCCGGCGCCCATCCGGCCTTCGCCACCACCCCCTGCCAGCGCCCGATGACGGTGCGCGACCTGCTCACCCACCAATCCGGGCTGACCTACGGCTTCGCCTCGCACACGAACGTGGACGCGGCGTACCGGCAGTTGAGCATCGGGCGGACCGACGCCGCGTCCCTGGCCGACTTCGTGGAGAAGCTGGCCGGCGTGCCGCTCGACTTCTCGCCGGGGACGGCCTGGAACTACTCCCACGCGACGGACATCGTCGGCTATCTCGTGGAGGTGATCTCCGGGCAGCCGCTGGATGTCTATCTCGAGGAGCAGATCTTCAAGCCGCTCGGCATGGAGGACACCGGCTTCTGGGTCAAACCGGAGCAGGCGAGCCGCTTCGCCAGCAACTACGCTGGCGACAAAGACGGCAGCCTGAACCTCGTGGACGACGCCGGCGACAGCCCGTACTTGAAGCCCCCGGCCATGCTCTCGGGCGGCGGCGGGCTGGTCTCGACGACGGGCGACTACCTCCGCTTCTGCCGGATGCTGCTCGGCAACGGCACGCTGGAGGGCGCGCGGATCATCGGCCGCAAGACGCTGGAGCTGATGACGAAGAACCACATCACCGGCGGGAAGACCGTCGGCGAGGCGGCCATCAGCGCCCGCTGGCGTGAGAACGCCTACCAGGGGACCGGCTTCGGCCTCGGGTTCGCGGTGACGCTCGATCCGGCGGCGGCGCAGGTCTCCAGCAGCCCGGGTACGTACTACTGGTCCGGCGCAGCCGGCACCCAGTTCTGGATCGACCCGGCCGAGGATCTGGCGGTCGTGTTCATGACGCAGTACATGACGGTCTCGCCGGAGACGCGGCTGAACCTCGCCCGCGAGCTCCGCGCGATCGTCTACGGGGCGTTGGCGTAG
- a CDS encoding cysteine hydrolase, whose translation MTTAAERIDPTTTALIAYDVCKRILTPPDPAARERMRPHLESWAVLINSCREMGIPIIYTTPVSRANGDDVVMLPTDLSAETGTPPLTNTVEGSEDSEFPDSIAPKAGDYVFLKRRPSAFYGTGVAELLRMLRKNTIIIGGGGSNRGVETSVREAFNMDLMAVVVREVCYGGNKEAHEWAMNVAMKMFGRIRTLEQTLAMLRG comes from the coding sequence ATGACCACCGCTGCCGAGCGCATCGACCCGACGACGACGGCGCTCATCGCCTACGACGTCTGCAAGCGCATCCTGACTCCCCCGGACCCCGCAGCCCGCGAGCGCATGCGCCCGCACCTCGAATCGTGGGCCGTGCTCATCAACAGTTGCCGCGAGATGGGCATTCCGATCATCTACACCACGCCCGTCAGCCGCGCGAACGGCGACGACGTGGTGATGCTGCCGACCGACCTGAGCGCCGAGACCGGCACCCCGCCGCTCACCAACACGGTGGAGGGGTCAGAAGACTCCGAGTTCCCGGACAGCATCGCCCCGAAGGCCGGCGACTACGTCTTCCTGAAGCGCCGCCCGAGCGCGTTCTACGGCACCGGCGTGGCCGAGCTGCTGCGAATGCTCCGCAAGAACACCATCATCATCGGCGGCGGCGGCTCCAACCGGGGCGTCGAGACGAGCGTCCGCGAGGCGTTCAACATGGACCTGATGGCCGTGGTGGTGCGCGAGGTCTGCTACGGCGGCAACAAGGAAGCCCACGAGTGGGCCATGAACGTCGCGATGAAGATGTTCGGGCGGATTCGGACGCTGGAGCAGACGCTGGCGATGCTCCGAGGCTAA
- a CDS encoding translation initiation factor IF-3 encodes MPQRPPTGPRINRAIRVPEVRLIDEDGAQLGVVPTAQALEMARQRDLDLVEVAANAVPPVCKLLDYGRFKYEQTKKEREAKKHQHATELKELRLRPGTDDHDVDVRARSARRFIEEGHKVRLLVRFRGREAAHPEIARSQIDRIVKSLQDIAIVEQGPMMEGRAMFAVLARSRSATAAAGGERVRDPRPAAAPADGTQP; translated from the coding sequence ATGCCACAACGGCCGCCGACCGGCCCGCGCATCAATCGCGCCATCCGAGTTCCCGAAGTTCGACTCATCGACGAAGATGGGGCGCAGCTTGGTGTTGTCCCGACTGCTCAGGCGTTGGAGATGGCCCGGCAACGCGACCTCGACCTTGTAGAGGTCGCGGCGAATGCGGTGCCGCCGGTCTGCAAGCTCCTGGACTACGGCCGCTTCAAGTACGAGCAGACGAAGAAGGAGCGCGAGGCGAAGAAGCATCAACATGCCACTGAGCTGAAGGAGCTCCGGCTCCGCCCGGGCACGGACGACCATGACGTTGACGTGCGCGCCCGTTCAGCCAGGCGGTTTATCGAAGAGGGCCACAAGGTCCGTCTGCTGGTGCGGTTCCGTGGACGCGAGGCGGCGCACCCGGAGATCGCACGGAGCCAGATTGACCGCATCGTCAAGTCGCTGCAAGACATCGCGATTGTCGAGCAGGGGCCGATGATGGAAGGCCGGGCGATGTTCGCCGTGCTGGCTCGGTCACGCTCGGCCACGGCTGCCGCCGGCGGCGAGCGGGTCCGTGACCCACGTCCGGCAGCAGCGCCCGCCGACGGCACGCAGCCATAG
- a CDS encoding GNAT family N-acetyltransferase — translation MDDAQVDSTPASALSIRATPQPGDLGWIVTAHAELYAREYGFGPGFETYVIETVAEYVRMPSSERHRIWIAEADGRRVGCVAILGRERGEAQLRWFLTDPAVRGQGLGRRLLREAVAFCRRQGFRSIYLWTVNGLDAAAQLYREAGFTRTETRPEVLLWGIPLCEERHDLPLT, via the coding sequence ATGGATGACGCACAGGTCGACAGCACGCCGGCGTCGGCCCTTTCCATCCGCGCCACGCCGCAGCCCGGCGACCTCGGCTGGATCGTCACGGCCCACGCCGAGCTGTACGCCCGCGAGTACGGCTTCGGGCCGGGCTTCGAGACCTACGTGATCGAGACGGTGGCCGAGTACGTGCGGATGCCCTCCTCGGAGCGGCACCGGATCTGGATCGCCGAGGCCGATGGACGGCGCGTCGGCTGCGTGGCGATCCTCGGGCGGGAGCGGGGCGAGGCGCAGCTCCGCTGGTTCTTGACCGATCCGGCCGTGCGGGGCCAGGGACTGGGCCGCCGGCTGCTCCGCGAGGCGGTTGCCTTCTGCCGACGCCAGGGGTTTCGCTCGATCTACCTGTGGACGGTCAACGGACTCGATGCCGCCGCGCAGCTCTACCGCGAGGCCGGCTTCACCAGGACCGAGACCAGACCGGAGGTGCTGCTCTGGGGCATCCCGCTCTGCGAGGAGCGCCACGATCTGCCCCTGACCTGA
- a CDS encoding lysophospholipase has translation MSEQPPLLTAVDAPDADPVETLLFAQHGWADTNQAMIRFGREIASPGDLVIAPNLGYVRTWLRIEPLIQTVAYAVEEALAAHPRARIRAVGHSMGGLIWIELLTRRPEWLAKTDRLALIGCPVGGAELAGFLDPLGLTIGRDLRVDRRARAEAIAATIPTLTIVGDLLGRHDGTVSHDSARLVNARMVLTPSASHAALRNHRVVVQLVRAFFEQPDPPEIDHAAMIGYLRATPGLLPAESSLMMVSKVVLMLKDGTTVRTISPVPGLELVFVADREGRCQYAATVPWTAQAAYQQALGLIRAAYADALLAL, from the coding sequence GTGAGCGAGCAACCGCCCCTGCTGACCGCCGTGGATGCCCCGGACGCCGATCCTGTCGAGACGTTGCTGTTCGCGCAGCACGGCTGGGCCGACACCAATCAGGCGATGATCCGCTTCGGGCGGGAGATCGCCTCGCCGGGCGACCTCGTGATCGCCCCGAACCTGGGCTACGTCCGGACGTGGCTCCGCATCGAGCCGCTGATCCAGACCGTCGCCTACGCCGTCGAGGAGGCGCTGGCCGCCCACCCACGGGCGCGCATCCGAGCGGTCGGGCACTCGATGGGCGGGCTAATCTGGATCGAGCTGCTGACCCGCCGCCCGGAGTGGCTGGCGAAGACCGACCGACTGGCGCTGATCGGCTGCCCGGTCGGCGGGGCCGAGCTGGCCGGCTTCCTCGACCCCCTGGGCCTGACCATCGGGCGCGATCTCCGCGTCGACCGGCGGGCGCGCGCCGAGGCCATCGCCGCCACCATCCCCACGCTCACCATCGTCGGCGACCTGCTGGGGCGGCATGACGGCACCGTCTCGCACGATTCGGCGCGGCTGGTGAACGCGCGGATGGTGCTGACGCCCTCGGCCAGCCACGCGGCGCTGCGGAACCATCGCGTGGTGGTCCAACTGGTGCGGGCCTTCTTCGAGCAGCCGGACCCGCCAGAGATCGACCACGCGGCGATGATCGGCTACCTGCGGGCGACGCCCGGCCTGCTGCCGGCCGAATCGAGCCTGATGATGGTCTCGAAGGTGGTGCTGATGCTGAAGGACGGCACGACGGTCCGCACGATCTCGCCGGTCCCCGGGCTGGAGCTGGTGTTCGTCGCGGACCGCGAGGGGCGCTGTCAGTACGCCGCGACGGTGCCCTGGACCGCGCAGGCGGCCTACCAGCAGGCACTCGGACTGATCCGGGCGGCGTACGCAGACGCCCTGCTCGCCCTCTGA
- a CDS encoding glucose 1-dehydrogenase, translating into MPQAQRLAGKVAIVTGAGSRTAGPDGPVVGNGRATAIMLAREGAKVVLVDERRDWAEATLDIVEQDGGEAIIVEADVASTASCKHVVDVALETYGAVNILVNNVGVTGPPGNAVEVDPDAFDRAMRVNVTSMVMMAKYAIPPMIEAGGGAIVNLSSVSGLLGGHPSLLYPTSKTAVIGLTRSMAAHHALQGIRVNCICPGTVYTPMVASRGMTPELRDARRMGTLLQVEGTAWDVAQAAAFLVSDAARWITGIALPVDAGATAARLQSLSPRSDGGETGQP; encoded by the coding sequence ATGCCCCAGGCCCAGCGGCTGGCCGGCAAGGTCGCCATCGTGACCGGAGCTGGCTCACGGACGGCCGGCCCGGATGGCCCCGTCGTCGGGAACGGCCGGGCGACGGCCATCATGCTGGCCCGCGAAGGCGCGAAGGTCGTGCTGGTAGACGAGCGCCGGGATTGGGCCGAGGCCACCCTCGACATCGTCGAGCAGGATGGCGGCGAGGCGATCATCGTCGAGGCGGACGTGGCGAGCACCGCATCCTGCAAGCACGTCGTGGACGTGGCGCTGGAGACCTACGGCGCGGTCAACATCCTGGTCAACAACGTCGGCGTCACGGGACCGCCCGGGAACGCCGTCGAGGTCGATCCTGACGCCTTCGACCGCGCGATGCGGGTCAACGTCACGTCGATGGTGATGATGGCCAAGTACGCGATCCCGCCGATGATCGAGGCCGGTGGCGGGGCCATCGTCAACCTGTCGTCGGTATCGGGGCTGCTGGGCGGCCACCCGAGCCTGCTCTACCCGACCTCCAAGACAGCGGTCATCGGGCTGACCCGCAGCATGGCGGCCCACCACGCGCTGCAGGGCATCCGGGTGAACTGCATCTGCCCGGGGACGGTCTACACGCCGATGGTCGCCTCGCGCGGGATGACGCCCGAATTGCGCGACGCCCGGCGCATGGGGACGCTGTTACAGGTCGAGGGGACGGCCTGGGACGTGGCCCAGGCCGCCGCCTTCCTGGTCAGCGACGCGGCCCGGTGGATCACCGGCATCGCCTTGCCGGTCGATGCCGGCGCGACGGCGGCGCGGCTGCAGTCGCTGTCACCGCGCTCGGACGGCGGGGAGACCGGCCAGCCGTAG
- a CDS encoding AzlD domain-containing protein — protein MSNLVLVLIMGAGVYLLRLTGLSLQELTLPPTVDRALRCVPVALLTGLVVVGLTGQVTAEPIRLLAVAAAALAAWRTGKMWACILTGMVVYWLTAWLLPG, from the coding sequence ATGAGCAACCTCGTGCTGGTCTTGATCATGGGGGCGGGCGTCTACCTGTTGCGGCTGACCGGCCTCTCACTGCAGGAGCTGACGCTGCCGCCAACGGTGGACCGCGCCCTGCGCTGCGTGCCGGTCGCCTTGCTGACCGGTCTGGTGGTGGTCGGCCTCACGGGGCAGGTGACGGCCGAGCCGATCCGGCTGCTGGCTGTGGCCGCCGCTGCCCTGGCCGCCTGGCGCACGGGCAAAATGTGGGCGTGCATCCTGACGGGGATGGTGGTCTACTGGCTGACAGCGTGGCTGCTGCCAGGCTAA
- a CDS encoding cupin domain-containing protein — translation MAVQEPAPAQPAPQTPILKLGELMANLDEIIARHGEPPWVEPLVMTDDIQAFVICHPPGQPNDTHYHQHDEWWVVLKGEIDWWIENGHEDEPIHARAGDFVFAPKYHWHHIEPVGSEPTIRLGIKEPSEFHRYDRPGCRKTPWRLQPGETPRTATPPPGEG, via the coding sequence ATGGCAGTCCAGGAACCAGCGCCGGCCCAGCCCGCGCCTCAGACGCCGATCCTCAAGCTCGGCGAATTGATGGCCAACCTTGACGAGATCATCGCGCGGCACGGCGAGCCGCCATGGGTCGAGCCGCTCGTCATGACCGACGATATCCAGGCGTTCGTGATCTGCCACCCGCCCGGCCAGCCGAACGACACCCACTACCACCAGCATGACGAGTGGTGGGTCGTCCTCAAAGGCGAGATCGACTGGTGGATCGAGAACGGCCACGAGGACGAGCCGATCCACGCCAGGGCCGGCGACTTCGTGTTCGCCCCCAAGTACCACTGGCACCACATCGAGCCAGTCGGCAGCGAGCCAACCATTCGCCTCGGCATCAAGGAGCCGAGCGAGTTTCACCGCTACGACCGCCCTGGCTGCCGCAAGACCCCCTGGCGGCTGCAGCCCGGCGAGACGCCCCGGACGGCCACGCCACCGCCCGGCGAGGGTTGA
- a CDS encoding Fpg/Nei family DNA glycosylase: MPEGDTIAQSALTLAGVLVGRRVTGFRSGVPGIEDRATALGVVGSEVLAVESRGKHLLLHFGRKGASPADDDVPNSTNGPAGAGPPASVVAMLRTHMRMTGSWHLYRVGSRWQKPAHYARVVVEAGDVLAVCFSAPEVELLTGGQLSGHAGLARLGPDLLAPDFDEADALARLSASPDLAIADALLDQSIVAGIGNVYKSEVCFLERVNPFQTVGSLPLETLQQMIRTARRQMSRNVGAMQRRTTHGPRRNALWVYDRAGQPCTRCGTLIRRALQGPHARSTYWCPGCQL; encoded by the coding sequence ATGCCCGAGGGCGACACCATCGCCCAGAGCGCCCTGACGCTGGCCGGCGTGCTGGTCGGGCGGCGGGTGACCGGGTTCCGGTCGGGCGTGCCCGGCATCGAGGATCGGGCGACAGCGCTGGGAGTGGTCGGCAGCGAGGTGCTGGCCGTCGAGTCGCGCGGGAAGCATCTGCTGCTGCACTTCGGCCGAAAAGGTGCGTCGCCGGCCGACGACGACGTTCCCAACAGCACGAACGGCCCGGCTGGTGCTGGCCCGCCGGCATCGGTCGTGGCGATGCTCCGCACCCACATGCGGATGACTGGCTCCTGGCACCTGTACCGGGTCGGCTCGCGCTGGCAGAAGCCGGCCCACTACGCCCGCGTCGTGGTGGAGGCCGGCGACGTACTGGCCGTCTGCTTCAGCGCCCCGGAGGTCGAGCTGCTGACCGGCGGACAACTGTCCGGCCACGCCGGGCTGGCGCGACTCGGGCCGGACCTGCTGGCCCCGGACTTCGACGAGGCGGACGCGCTGGCCCGCCTGTCAGCATCGCCAGACCTCGCCATCGCCGATGCCTTGCTGGATCAGTCGATCGTGGCGGGCATCGGGAACGTCTACAAGAGCGAGGTCTGCTTTCTGGAGCGGGTCAATCCGTTCCAGACGGTCGGCAGCCTGCCCCTCGAGACGCTGCAGCAGATGATCCGCACGGCCCGCCGCCAGATGAGCCGCAACGTCGGGGCCATGCAGCGCCGGACCACCCATGGCCCGCGGCGCAATGCGCTCTGGGTCTACGACCGGGCCGGCCAGCCGTGCACCCGCTGCGGCACGCTGATCCGACGGGCGCTTCAGGGGCCGCACGCCCGCTCGACGTACTGGTGCCCGGGCTGCCAGCTATAG
- a CDS encoding AzlC family ABC transporter permease: MSQHAASPTSSVPPPDSSVPLTAAPAARPRRRARADFWRGYLALLPLWTGAIPAGVAFGVAARSAGLSVLETQLMSLTVFSAAGQIGAVSLLAAGASAPWLVGTVLALNAQLLLLGLAVGRQLRLSWPQRLLAAWVLTDGAYGVSLGVGPLRLPVLLGAGASMYSGWNLGTILGAVLGAALPSPTAYGINLVAPLAFLAVLVPLVRTRPMLLVALAAGLTTYGLSTVVPGGVAVLGAGVVGCTVGAWLTRHEPARGAAAR, translated from the coding sequence ATGAGCCAGCACGCCGCATCGCCCACCTCCAGCGTCCCACCGCCAGACTCCAGCGTCCCGCTGACCGCCGCTCCTGCCGCCCGGCCCCGGCGGCGCGCCCGCGCCGACTTCTGGCGTGGCTACCTTGCGCTGCTGCCGCTCTGGACGGGGGCGATCCCGGCCGGCGTGGCCTTTGGCGTGGCGGCTCGAAGCGCCGGCCTGAGCGTGCTGGAGACCCAGCTGATGAGCCTGACCGTCTTCTCGGCGGCCGGGCAGATCGGGGCCGTCTCGTTGCTGGCGGCCGGCGCGAGCGCTCCGTGGCTGGTCGGCACGGTCCTGGCGCTCAACGCCCAGTTGCTGCTGCTGGGGCTGGCGGTCGGGCGGCAGCTCCGGCTCTCCTGGCCGCAGCGGCTGCTGGCAGCCTGGGTGCTGACCGACGGCGCATACGGCGTGAGCCTGGGCGTCGGGCCGCTGCGGTTGCCGGTCCTGCTGGGGGCTGGCGCCAGCATGTACAGCGGCTGGAACCTCGGCACGATCCTGGGCGCGGTGCTCGGGGCGGCGCTCCCCAGCCCGACAGCCTACGGGATCAACCTCGTCGCGCCGCTGGCGTTCCTGGCCGTCCTGGTCCCACTCGTCCGGACCCGCCCGATGCTGCTCGTGGCCCTGGCGGCCGGCCTGACAACCTACGGGCTGTCCACCGTCGTGCCGGGCGGCGTGGCCGTACTCGGGGCCGGCGTGGTGGGCTGCACCGTCGGCGCCTGGCTGACCCGCCACGAGCCAGCGCGGGGGGCAGCGGCGCGATGA
- a CDS encoding VOC family protein, with the protein MLFDAIDMVILPVSDLDAASAQFERLGLFVSPTTVNESRASAFRLIPFGGPDNLFCIELLSVADPSATTPFVQGFGNVADRGLSQLNLLVSDTDAVLAELGKHGISAATKIAGGQGKDRYDVTILEPLLDAATTLGLIQYGQSMAERHAAFASQGRHTFPAKRLDHLAAVAPDLDASCRYWDEVLGVPTVGEVVSPVIVVRQVKIGDAIFELLGPSSPDSPIRQRPPGLGSSVSLEVPDLHAAIAQARAAGFDVPDHRIGTLPGTIVTQISADQLSGLTMQLLQYV; encoded by the coding sequence ATGCTCTTCGACGCCATCGACATGGTCATCCTGCCCGTCTCGGACCTGGACGCCGCCAGCGCCCAGTTCGAGCGGCTTGGGCTGTTCGTGTCGCCGACCACCGTCAACGAGTCGCGGGCCTCGGCCTTCCGGCTGATCCCCTTCGGCGGCCCGGACAACCTGTTCTGCATCGAGCTGCTGAGCGTGGCCGATCCGAGCGCCACCACACCGTTCGTGCAGGGGTTCGGGAACGTCGCGGATCGCGGCCTCTCCCAACTGAACCTGCTGGTCTCCGACACCGATGCCGTGCTGGCCGAGCTGGGCAAGCATGGCATCTCGGCGGCCACGAAGATCGCCGGCGGCCAGGGCAAGGACCGCTACGACGTCACCATTCTGGAGCCGCTGCTGGACGCCGCCACCACGCTTGGCCTGATCCAGTACGGCCAGAGCATGGCCGAACGTCACGCCGCCTTCGCCAGCCAGGGGCGGCACACGTTCCCCGCGAAGCGACTCGACCACCTGGCGGCCGTCGCGCCGGACCTGGACGCCTCCTGCCGCTACTGGGACGAGGTGCTCGGCGTGCCGACCGTCGGCGAGGTCGTCTCGCCGGTGATCGTGGTGCGGCAGGTGAAGATCGGGGATGCCATCTTCGAGCTGCTCGGGCCGTCCAGCCCGGACAGCCCGATCCGCCAGCGTCCGCCCGGCCTCGGCAGCTCCGTCTCGCTGGAAGTACCCGACCTGCACGCGGCCATCGCGCAGGCCCGCGCCGCCGGCTTCGACGTGCCAGACCACCGCATCGGCACCCTGCCGGGCACCATCGTGACCCAGATCTCGGCGGACCAGTTGAGCGGCCTGACGATGCAGCTGCTCCAGTACGTGTAA